AATGGAGGCAAGTCTACACAGCCAAAATGCCTTTCCTTCTTATGAAGCAAATATAGTCCCTGATGCAATTAttagttttctcttaaaacataGTATATTGGTAACACTCGTAATTTAAGGCATATTTCTTGCATATGTGTGCATTTTCTATGTTAGAGGGTCACAAAAAGAAACCAGTTTCTTTGATTACAACGAGTTGTTTAGGTACGTCTAGTTCCAAGAACCTTCCATAGATGGCACCAGTTTCTTCGATCCTGTACATTTCCTTTCATTGCCTAGAAAAGCTCTTGCTGAGTACAGGTGTTGCGCACTCTTGGGAAAAGCTGAGAGTCCACCACGTACACAACTGTGCGCTAACGCCTGAAACAGGTTAatgtttcagaaaagcaaaagtTTATTCTTCTGTCTAAAGCATCTGTTGCAAGGACTGTCAAAAGTGCTCACTGTCTATtgcattttctgtttttttttttttttttttttactggaagcAACAAGTTGTTGCTGTTGTCAAGGCCTAGAGAGTGTTAAAAAGACGGCACTACTTGTGCGGAAAACCCAAACGAACTTGACTCTTCACATGTAAACACTAGTTAACAACTTCAGCATGATATTATTACACACAGCCCTGTGGCTCAGTCCTCAAATCTAGTGATTTTCCGTTAATGCGACATCAGTATAGTGTCCAACGATACATAAATTGCTTTAGCTATGTGCAATATTCGTCCAAGTATTTATTCTGATTCTATAAAAACACTGCCCCAAGTTTAAATTCCTATCCTAGCAGATTTACCTCCTAGTACATGTGCTGCTATCTGCCGGAGTTTCTAAGCAACCAACATGAAGCCTTCACAACTAGACAGACAAAAAGTATGTGCAGTGAGCCTTATTTAAATTATTCTCTCTCCCCCAATGTATGCAGAGGTTCTTCGTAGCTACCaatgcgtgtgtgtatgtgtgtgattACTTTTTTTGTTCTATCTAGCAAGATacttaaaacttttttttccaaATAAGCAACATTACAAGGCTTATCATAGGTAATAATGGGTAACTTTCACCAAAAGTTTAGAGGAGACAGGCGTTTACTTCAAATCAATGCAATGGGGCTTTTGTACCATCCATGGAAGTCCAAACTAGATCTTTTTTTTCCAAATAAGCAACACTACAAGGCTTATCATAGGTAATAATGGGTAACTTTCACCAAAAGTTTAGAGCAGACAGGCGTTTACTTCAAAGCAATGCAATGGGGCTTTTGTACCATCCATGGAAGTCCAAACTTTTCGGGGGCGAGGCTGAGAGTTCCTCCCGCCTATAAGAGATCGGAAATGTTGGCAATGCATAGCTAGCTACGCAGCTTTGCCCAGAGGAGCAAACCCCCAGGTctctatacttttgacaaaggctgtaccccAGTACATTCTGCGACAATGCTGTAATTTGGCATTATTGAAAGAACCTTGTTTACAGGCTATTCTCACACACAGCTGAGAACAACGACTTGGCAGGAAACGGGCGTGAGGAGAGCTTGGAAGCATTGTCTCTCAATTATACATCTTCTCCATGGCACCATGAACCAGGCTCATAAATGTACATACAATGAAAACCAATGCATGAGCGGAGCACTGACCGTAGGGTCCTCCACATCGACCTTCTCAGCTGGAACGTAAGTGAGCTGACGATCCGCACTGGTGCAGAAGCACGCACCCTGATCACCAAGAGTAATGATCACAGCCTTGCAGCCCTTGGCAAGGATGGCATTCGCAGCTGCCTGATATTCAGCCTTGTTGGCTATTTTCATACCGGTGATTCTGCTAGTCTGGAATCAGATGTGGTCCAAAATGCATGTAATTTAGAGCCCGAAGGTAGAGTTCCTCCTGGTTTGCTGTAAAACAGTGCTACGAACCACAACACACACACTTCTCCCAAACTGATAAAATGTTTTCACTTTTCCCACAAACCATCACTGAGTTGAGCCTTTTGCATGAAGAGATTATAGTATATGAAAGTTTGAAACGACCCCGATAGATCCTTTTTTTAATGGGCAGCGAGAACTCTTGCCAATtattcgttttttgtttttttccaacCTTGCTTGTTTAACGTGGTGCAGACACCAAAATGAGGTTTTGGCCTTTTTCTGCATTTTGTCAGTCATGACTTTTTGAAAATATCTATTCAGCAGACTTCTTAATTTAAACTCGCTTAGTTCGAACTTCCAGTTTATTCAAAATAGTGCTTTGGTCTGGTAAACACCAAGTGTAATAAATAATCTCCCCTTATTTCAAACTCCGCAAAATTCAAACAAATTTCGAGTTTCTTTCAAGTTCGAATCATCGAGAGTCAACATTATTATCTACTGCCCATATGATGATTTAAATATAATTTCCTAGTATTTTTATTTCTGGTCCTCCTACTTAGACCAATTAGATCTGCAGTATTATATTGATAAATAATAAAATATTGACACTCACTTATGCAAGTTATTTCGTACAAGACACTTCTTTCATTGACAGCAATGCACGTACCTCGGTCTCGTTAACACAAATGATGTCGGCCAACTTGTAAACTTCATCAGTCATGGAGGCATCATATGGAGCAGCATTGATGTATGTTGTCactgcatggaaaaaaaaaaaaaaattcgcagaaGGTACGCACACAAAACGTTCGGTGCAACTGCTGCAGAAATGCATTGCCATTGATTGCCCACAGGAGGCCCTGCATCTTTTCAGGGCTATCTTTTTTTTACAGCGGCGGCTGTTAAAGGCATGTTTTCTGGTTCTGTGACATTGGTGGCGTAACACGGAAACAAGGAGCATATATGGAGTAGCAACATTCATCGCGCTATGGATTTGTGGCATCCTTTGTTCAAAGTAGTGGTATTAGTGCTTCCGCCGCACGTGCCTCCAAGAAGAGAGGATGCCATTGTGTTGTGCGGCAGACCACGCATTCACCCCCTCAGACCACTGTTACTGAATGTGGCGTTACACGGGTGGGGTTTTTTCTCaaagtttcttttccttcttccaaGCTCACCTGAAATATATCAGAAACCTGACATACATTGGCGGCCATGCAAATGGTGTGAGATTTTTAAAGATACAGGTAGCCTTTAATGCTATCCAAGAATGCTCAGCAGTGCAGGCACAAAGTGGTTGGAAATCTGTCCTGCAAACCCTGAAACGCACTCCTGCACTAAAAACAGGTAGCCACTCTGTGAATTGAGCGATGTTCTGAGGCACCTGCGCTATTCATAAGTCTAGAGGCCTTTTGCTTACCTCCATGCTTGCGAGCGATATGCAGCGCCTCCACCAGCGTTTGGCGGGAGCATTCAAAGAGAGCCACCAGAATCTTTGCGTTTTTTATCATTGGCTCGGCGTCTCTCACGTCATGTGGCAAAAGCAGTGACGCCGCTCCGGGTACATAAACGATACAGTTTTGACCTGCAATAAGAAAGACGTAAAGTGGAGGAGTGATTTTTTTAGGGCTTTATGGATCTTGTAGAGTTGCACAACTACTTTGGGGAAAATTCTGTTTCTTCCATCTTCCTCCAAATGAAACAGTAACACCTGATTTTATTTCCCCTGTCCCttgtattcaaaatttttgaaaatataaAACCCGAACTTGACGGGTCTTGTGCATAAGCAACCAAGACTGAAATGAAAGTTGCAGTAAGTCTTACCTTTCTTTGTTACAATAATGTTGGCAGTGGCATTATTTGCCTTGGTGTCCGCAATCTTGACATGGTCTAAAACAAGAATAGGAATGCAGGTAATGTTGATGGCTCATGCAAAGATGGCAAAGAGCCATAAATACAAAAAGGGGCTGAGATAGCACACCTGTGTTAACCTTTATGTCATGGAGGTACTGGAGATAGTCCTTCCCAATCTTGTCACTGCCAAGCTGAGTAAGTGAgatgagagacagagagaaataactttaatttgcacccgtcaaaaatgatGGGGCAGAAGGCTTtagcctaaacccccattcattcccctaactgtcggccggaatcccttgacACTAGGCGGCagtcagggcgagaccgatgactgcgttgttctgcttcgtggttgagtaaTAAGGTTTACCaggattttatttattttatttgggtTGTTATAGAAAGGGTAGGTCCAGACCATGTgcactagatctgcaatgctatatTGCAGCGCGTACATCGAGAATTAAAGACTTCTgaatgccatttactgtacagttgagaGTTTGGAAACACCCCAGTTTGCAATTTCTTCCACGtgatttcctctttcctactgagctgtttatatGCTGCTTGATAGGTCTTACGACcaagcttataatgagaaattatttcatggaatgttgcGAGTTCGTCACCCAAAGGGAGGTGTGCAAAGAAAATATTATCACTAAGCAGTCGCTTACCACTGATTGTTATTAATTCCCTAGCAGACTTGGACGGACCAGGCTCGTCATAAGCCAAATGTATTTCTGGCTCCTGACGAGTGCAACTTGTTTACTAGCACTCTGTGTCAGGTTTAAAAggaaccctgaaatgatttcgatgggtaTATTCTAGttcaacagatctgtagaggtggtctttgtggatATTTCAGTCAAATTAGAAAGCTCCGCGTGAACCCTATAATTTagaactaatttttaaaaattattcacTGCTAGCAGTAGCTCGCAACCAATTAGGGCTACACCTCGCCGATGGCATGTTCCCTACCTCACTGATTTAGAAATAATTGATAAAAATTGCTGCTCACTCTAGCTCGCAAACCGATTAGGTCAACACCTCACCGGCAATGAGTCCCCTACCCTGAGGACGTCAGTGAGGTAGGAAATGTGCCGTCGGCGAGGTGCTGACCTGATCGGTTGCGATTCTTaataattatttctaaattacagggtccacgcagagctttctaATATTTGACtggaatacccacaaagaccacctctacagatctgttgcactagaatatgcccactGAAATCATTTCAAGGTCCCTTTAAGGCAATTAGGGCTCGTCTGAGGCGCTTTTTGGGTTGccaacagatggcagcacgggcaACGTGATCATTTTGGTACTGTTTTCGAAGACCAATGTGTCCATTAGAGGGTTAAGCTGGTTCACAACGGAGAGGCAACCAGTTAGTCAATAATCACTCATTCTTATCCCTTATTCTTCTGTAATACATCCCTAAAATCTGCTTGAAACTTCCCAATTTATCATTTCCAGTATATTATATAACAAAATTGTCACAAGAATAAAAAGGCTTACAGTATGATACCATttaagaaaacagcagttgttaacactgggacACAGTCCGCGGCATCCTATATATTAATCCGCTAGCCAATcccaacagtaaacgaaatcggcATTTTTAATGTTGACTTTATTGAacagccaggtatcaaaattctagtcCTTATAATTATTTCCTTGTGCTTAGTTACTTTTTTAGGTACGAAGAAAAATTTTAAGGACTAGTTTTTCGTCGTGGAGGAATCCTGTGCAttggtcctgaatgtgggtggagGTTCACTGCAGActaaagttgtatccgactataaggCAGGTGCTGAATTCCTATTTTAATACTGTTAGCTGTCTTGCATATTTAAATGCACATGCAACAGGAATCTGATAAGGAAAAAATGCATTAAAGAGAAGCAAAGAAGACAGCAGCAAAGCAAAACACACTATGGGGTGGTCAACTTAATTGCGTCTATTAATTGGAGCTCCCTATCTGTGAGTACTATAGCAGCTGGCATCACTGCAAATGTGTACATTGCAAAATCAATGGCCCGGAGCCTAACCTGCCTGCATGGCTTCTGTGATTGTTTTACCAAAAAGGCATGTCAGATACAGTTCACCAAACAAGTGTGATAGCAGGATTTCTTTATAATGTTACTAGCAAAGATTATTGAATTTATGTAGATCAGCACACCTGAACTAATCTGTGCTCGTGACTGCTGACTCACTTTTGCGATCATGCCGCATGCCAATCCCATCCGGACTCCCATGACACAGGCGTTGGCTGCCTTTCCGCCATGACCCATCACAAAGTCATTACCAATTAGTGTTTCGCCAGGCACCGGGAAGCGATCCGCATAGCTGGTAAGTAAAACATCAAACAGGATAAATTAGTGACAGCTGAGCAACAATTTCAAAAAATTTTCTGCCTCACAAATTTTAGCTATCCCATAGTGACAGGCAGGGCTCAAAATGTTTTTGCGATCTTAAATATAGCGAAATAAATTCAGCTCCGTTCCGATAGAACAATTAAATTAAGCTTTTAGATGCATATATACGATACCAAGGTTCAATAGAGCTAAAACTGCTTCGAAATTTGTCGTTTGCAAGGCAGTTTCATAAGAATTTTCAATTTTACAAAACTGCGCACACAAGCCAAAACGGTGCACAGGTGTTTGATGCTGTCGACTTTTCAAGGTTTTCCACTGGTGCGCATGAGTAATAGGGAAAAATCACGCGAAAACTAATGCGCTCTACGGCCCTGACATATGCACTGACATAGGCCACTGCTAAAGCCCAAGCGGGCAAAAATTGAAACATtgctgaataatt
The genomic region above belongs to Amblyomma americanum isolate KBUSLIRL-KWMA chromosome 9, ASM5285725v1, whole genome shotgun sequence and contains:
- the LOC144104500 gene encoding ribokinase-like; the encoded protein is MSDPKQTNKQGETKRPDSKPEKHAEVKHTEAVFLGACVVDLISYADRFPVPGETLIGNDFVMGHGGKAANACVMGVRMGLACGMIAKLGSDKIGKDYLQYLHDIKVNTDHVKIADTKANNATANIIVTKKGQNCIVYVPGAASLLLPHDVRDAEPMIKNAKILVALFECSRQTLVEALHIARKHGVTTYINAAPYDASMTDEVYKLADIICVNETETSRITGMKIANKAEYQAAANAILAKGCKAVIITLGDQGACFCTSADRQLTYVPAEKVDVEDPTGAGDAFNGAFAYHYVRHPDMPMADRIKKACDIASITVQSPGTQLSYPDRADIPESLL